In bacterium, the following proteins share a genomic window:
- a CDS encoding DNA translocase FtsK 4TM domain-containing protein — translation MVSRKKKKDEERAVGTGLFLLVAGILSFVSLIVFLDSGAPENIGEASSGFVGDLGLSWGRAQVWLCGYLALALALVVAYLGVELLRGTREKLGRRIIGFLLLVTSLAVLFGLTGVGGADTPWHHYGGLVGVGIAGWLLGAVGSLGTIVAALVGLIFGFTLATGVRIAALGGGLAGGCRWVAGKVGRLFRGRDWSRAVPETTAPVESVQAEPVPPVETTKSKPPEPEVAEELTDLPEWQQPGVSAVNEAPPLDLLAPRESGDQPDDPEERRARVRILTGFLEQNQLAANVVEYTEGPSLGRFELRLAPGVRIASLDRLRAELALAMGCNQVRFAPNPERGTVSLEVPLARRRVVRLRELLEEPDWQEHESPLAFPVGLTQDGKVVVADFCELPHLLVAGTTGSGKSVFLNALLLSLLYRVGPQHLWLVLVDPGRVELAPYEGLPHLLTPPVYEPYGVLTILGYLVDEMDQRYTRLSVARCRSIAAFNDTVGERGDVPMPYIVLAVDELAELMAATGKALEQPLARLAQMSRAVGIHLVVATQRPSVDVVTGVLKANFPSRIAFQVRSKTDSRVILDQGGAEELAGGGDLLFLPVGATEPLRLQGAYVSDGEVEAVVGYWTGNARDERRQGV, via the coding sequence TTGGTTTCACGGAAAAAGAAAAAGGACGAGGAACGGGCCGTCGGGACGGGCCTCTTCCTGCTCGTCGCCGGCATCCTGTCCTTCGTCAGCCTGATCGTCTTCCTGGACTCGGGCGCGCCGGAAAATATCGGCGAGGCAAGCTCCGGCTTCGTCGGCGACCTTGGATTGTCCTGGGGCCGGGCCCAGGTCTGGCTCTGCGGTTACCTCGCCCTGGCGCTGGCCCTGGTCGTCGCCTACTTGGGAGTGGAGCTCCTCCGGGGGACCCGGGAAAAACTCGGTCGGAGAATCATCGGCTTCCTCCTCCTCGTCACCTCCCTCGCGGTCCTCTTCGGTCTGACCGGCGTCGGTGGGGCCGACACCCCGTGGCACCACTACGGGGGCCTCGTCGGCGTCGGCATCGCCGGGTGGCTGCTCGGCGCCGTAGGCTCCCTGGGGACCATCGTCGCGGCCCTGGTGGGGCTGATTTTCGGTTTCACCCTGGCCACCGGCGTCCGGATCGCCGCGCTGGGCGGGGGATTGGCCGGTGGATGCCGGTGGGTGGCGGGGAAGGTCGGCCGCCTGTTCCGGGGCCGCGATTGGTCGCGAGCGGTGCCCGAGACGACCGCGCCCGTCGAATCGGTTCAGGCGGAGCCGGTGCCCCCCGTCGAAACGACTAAATCGAAGCCCCCCGAGCCCGAGGTCGCCGAAGAGCTTACCGACCTGCCGGAGTGGCAGCAGCCCGGGGTGAGCGCCGTAAACGAGGCGCCGCCCCTGGACCTCCTCGCCCCCCGGGAATCCGGCGACCAGCCGGACGATCCCGAGGAACGCCGCGCCCGGGTGAGAATCCTCACCGGTTTCCTGGAGCAGAACCAGCTCGCGGCTAACGTGGTGGAATACACCGAGGGGCCCAGTTTGGGCCGTTTCGAGCTGCGCCTGGCCCCGGGGGTCAGAATCGCTTCCCTCGACCGCCTGAGGGCCGAGCTGGCGCTGGCGATGGGGTGCAACCAGGTCCGCTTCGCCCCGAACCCGGAGCGGGGGACGGTGTCCCTGGAGGTTCCGCTGGCCCGGCGGCGTGTGGTCCGCCTGCGCGAGCTTCTCGAGGAGCCCGACTGGCAGGAGCACGAGAGCCCGCTGGCCTTCCCGGTGGGGCTGACCCAGGACGGAAAGGTGGTGGTGGCCGATTTCTGCGAGCTGCCGCACCTGCTGGTCGCCGGCACCACCGGCTCGGGCAAGAGCGTCTTCCTGAACGCGCTGTTGCTATCACTCCTGTACCGGGTCGGCCCGCAGCACCTCTGGCTGGTGCTCGTTGACCCGGGGCGCGTGGAGCTGGCCCCCTACGAGGGGCTGCCCCACCTCCTGACGCCGCCGGTTTACGAGCCCTACGGCGTTCTCACCATTCTGGGGTACCTGGTGGACGAGATGGACCAGCGGTACACGCGGCTGTCGGTGGCCCGGTGCCGCTCCATCGCCGCCTTCAACGACACCGTGGGCGAGCGGGGCGACGTGCCGATGCCCTACATCGTCCTGGCGGTGGACGAACTGGCCGAGCTGATGGCCGCCACCGGCAAGGCCCTCGAACAACCTTTAGCCCGGCTGGCCCAGATGTCGCGCGCCGTGGGCATCCACCTCGTCGTCGCCACCCAGCGCCCCAGCGTGGACGTGGTGACCGGGGTTCTCAAGGCCAACTTCCCCAGCCGCATCGCCTTCCAGGTCCGCTCCAAGACCGATTCCAGGGTCATCCTGGACCAGGGCGGGGCCGAGGAACTGGCCGGAGGAGGGGACCTCCTCTTCCTCCCCGTGGGGGCGACGGAACCGCTGCGGCTCCAGGGCGCATATGTGAGCGATGGAGAGGTGGAGGCCGTGGTGGGCTACTGGACGGGAAACGCCCGCGATGAAAGGAGACAAGGGGTTTAA
- a CDS encoding undecaprenyl-diphosphate phosphatase gives MDLLQAAALGFVQGATEFLPVSSSGHLVLTGALIGVEPDFNLAFGVFLHFATALAVLVYFAKRFVGLVRILFVNPVRWIGGKKIPDGDRRLGRLLVGIILGTLPAVAVGLLLKAQIDEAFRSPMLAAAMLYVTAAILFSLLLRKRDRVKAETVETTEPPAPPFWRALLVGVAQAVAILPGISRSGATIVAGIHLGEEQRHAAEFSFLLSLPAILGANIVELGDVISSGTWLPWPVYLIGGATAFFTGLAAIWVVMRTVKSGRFWLFGIYCAVVATVSLIVW, from the coding sequence TTGGACCTGTTGCAGGCAGCCGCGCTGGGTTTTGTCCAGGGGGCGACCGAGTTCCTCCCCGTTTCGAGCTCCGGCCATCTGGTGCTCACCGGGGCACTCATCGGCGTGGAGCCGGATTTCAACCTGGCCTTCGGCGTGTTTCTCCACTTCGCCACGGCGCTGGCGGTGCTGGTCTACTTCGCCAAACGCTTCGTCGGGCTGGTGCGCATCCTCTTCGTCAACCCGGTCCGTTGGATCGGCGGAAAAAAGATACCCGACGGCGACCGCCGCCTGGGTCGGCTTCTGGTGGGGATAATCCTCGGCACGTTGCCGGCGGTGGCCGTGGGCCTTTTGTTAAAGGCCCAGATTGACGAGGCGTTCCGCTCACCGATGCTGGCGGCCGCGATGCTCTACGTCACCGCGGCGATTCTCTTCAGCCTTCTGCTGCGCAAGCGCGACCGGGTGAAGGCCGAGACGGTTGAGACGACGGAGCCCCCCGCCCCCCCGTTTTGGCGCGCCCTCCTCGTCGGCGTGGCGCAGGCGGTGGCCATTCTGCCGGGAATCAGCCGCTCCGGCGCGACCATCGTCGCCGGAATCCACCTGGGCGAGGAGCAGAGGCACGCCGCCGAGTTCAGCTTCCTCCTCTCCCTGCCGGCCATCCTCGGGGCCAACATCGTCGAGCTGGGCGACGTGATTTCTTCGGGTACGTGGCTCCCCTGGCCGGTGTACTTGATCGGGGGCGCGACCGCCTTTTTCACCGGTCTGGCGGCCATCTGGGTCGTCATGCGGACCGTGAAGAGCGGGCGCTTCTGGCTCTTCGGAATCTACTGCGCGGTCGTGGCCACGGTTTCCCTCATCGTCTGGTGA
- a CDS encoding FAD-dependent oxidoreductase encodes MHDRVLVLGAGLTGLAAADDLAAAGVPCLVLERSPTVGGLAGGLRRNGFSFDYGPHRFHTPDPRIESWFTDLFPDGAWLRPRRKSEIQLVGRRFAYPLELGDVVRKLDFTDNARAFSDYLVSSLRRALSRPDEASFEDWVVNRFGRTLYDLYFKPYTEKLWGVPTREISPDWAAQRISLVSLFDVLKRLLSRGSGKDPRTYAREFLYPEAGIGELPRRLAARAVSRGAEIRLDAEVVALKVREGAFEVEVKDADGKVYRESGSAVVSTVPLAELVGFIEPRPGAEVLRATRGLRSRSVVFLHLTLDGETPSDNHWIYFPEPGYVFNRVSEPANFSPKLTPPGCAAITAEVSCDVGDRFWRMGLGELCRKNLSGLASVGLLKKSPRACAVSRRPHAYPLYDRGYGERFKVCLEHVNRHPGLITTGRQGLFRYGNMDHAVVMGRKAALSLRGKMDREEAQAVGTTQEYFG; translated from the coding sequence GTGCATGACCGGGTGCTCGTCCTGGGGGCCGGCCTGACGGGGCTCGCCGCCGCCGACGATCTGGCGGCCGCCGGTGTCCCCTGTCTGGTCCTGGAGCGGTCCCCCACCGTGGGCGGTCTGGCCGGTGGGCTAAGGCGTAACGGGTTCAGCTTCGACTACGGCCCCCACCGCTTCCACACCCCGGACCCCCGGATCGAAAGCTGGTTCACCGACCTCTTCCCCGACGGCGCCTGGTTGCGGCCCCGGCGCAAGAGCGAGATACAGCTCGTCGGTCGGCGATTCGCCTACCCCCTGGAACTGGGCGACGTGGTGCGCAAGCTGGATTTCACGGACAACGCCCGGGCATTTTCCGACTACCTGGTGAGCTCGCTGCGACGGGCCTTGTCGCGCCCCGACGAGGCGAGCTTCGAGGACTGGGTGGTCAACCGCTTCGGCCGCACGCTCTACGACCTCTACTTCAAGCCGTACACGGAGAAGCTCTGGGGCGTCCCGACCCGGGAAATCTCGCCCGACTGGGCCGCGCAGCGCATCAGCCTGGTCAGCCTGTTCGACGTCCTCAAGCGGCTTCTCTCCAGGGGTTCCGGCAAAGACCCCCGGACCTACGCCCGGGAGTTCCTCTACCCGGAGGCCGGCATCGGCGAATTGCCCCGCCGTCTCGCGGCGAGGGCGGTTTCCCGCGGGGCGGAGATACGCCTGGACGCTGAGGTCGTCGCCCTGAAGGTCAGGGAAGGGGCGTTCGAGGTCGAGGTCAAAGACGCCGACGGAAAGGTTTACCGCGAATCGGGGAGCGCCGTCGTCTCCACCGTCCCCCTGGCGGAGCTGGTCGGCTTCATCGAGCCGCGCCCCGGGGCGGAGGTTCTCCGGGCGACCCGGGGGCTCCGCTCGCGCTCTGTCGTCTTTCTGCATTTGACGCTGGATGGAGAGACGCCCTCGGACAACCACTGGATATACTTCCCCGAGCCGGGTTACGTCTTCAACCGGGTCAGCGAGCCGGCCAACTTTTCGCCGAAACTGACGCCGCCGGGCTGCGCGGCGATCACCGCCGAGGTGAGCTGCGACGTCGGCGACCGGTTCTGGCGGATGGGGCTCGGTGAGCTCTGTCGGAAGAACCTGTCCGGCCTGGCGTCGGTCGGGCTCTTGAAAAAATCGCCCCGGGCCTGCGCCGTGTCCCGCCGGCCCCACGCCTACCCCCTCTACGACCGCGGATACGGCGAGAGGTTCAAGGTCTGCCTGGAGCACGTCAACCGTCATCCCGGCCTCATCACCACCGGGCGGCAGGGGCTCTTCCGGTACGGGAACATGGACCACGCGGTCGTCATGGGCCGGAAGGCGGCATTATCTCTCAGGGGTAAAATGGACCGCGAGGAGGCCCAGGCGGTGGGCACGACGCAGGAGTATTTTGGCTGA
- the rimO gene encoding 30S ribosomal protein S12 methylthiotransferase RimO has translation MDDAPKRVHVVSLGCAKALVDTEVMLAQLERRGYLPTNDEEAELYLINTCGFLEEALAETFDEIERLVELKAAHPGSRLAVVGCASEALKKGMAERFPQADLVAGTGSLAHIGELVDRLERRRKAQPTAEPLLDFPPPGGAYDGNPDPLPERVAITLPHIAYLKLAEGCDLGCTFCAIPALRGPQRSRPAEHLVAEAVSLVEEGVRELILIAQETTAYGRDLYGEPSLVRLLAELSLQLPEDDVWVRLLYPNPARVDAELLKGFTEYPQLVPYLDFPFQHADGAVLESMGRPGDAQTLAAVIALARETVPGLVLRGTALVGFPTEDGAAFDRLIRFVEETGFDHLGVFTYSARPGTRAADELDDPVSQEMKELRAEALHDLQEAVSLARNSRLVGARDDVLVDAVAAGGAIARGRRFCPDVDGVVEVTLPEGHGWLPGDFRRVVYTAAQPYDLYAEPVTEE, from the coding sequence GTGGATGACGCCCCTAAGAGGGTCCACGTCGTCTCCCTGGGTTGCGCCAAGGCCCTGGTGGACACCGAGGTCATGCTGGCCCAGCTCGAGCGGAGGGGGTACCTCCCGACCAACGACGAGGAGGCAGAGCTCTACCTGATCAACACCTGCGGCTTCCTGGAGGAAGCGCTGGCCGAGACTTTTGACGAGATAGAGCGTCTGGTCGAGCTCAAGGCGGCGCATCCCGGCTCGCGGCTGGCCGTGGTGGGCTGCGCGTCCGAGGCGCTCAAAAAGGGGATGGCCGAGCGTTTCCCCCAGGCGGACCTCGTGGCCGGGACCGGGTCGCTGGCGCACATCGGCGAGCTGGTGGACCGCCTGGAGCGGCGCCGGAAGGCGCAGCCTACGGCCGAACCGCTCCTCGACTTTCCCCCGCCCGGAGGGGCCTACGACGGCAACCCCGACCCCCTCCCCGAGCGGGTGGCGATCACCCTGCCGCACATCGCCTACCTCAAGCTGGCCGAAGGCTGCGACCTGGGGTGCACCTTCTGCGCCATCCCCGCCCTGCGCGGCCCTCAGCGGAGCAGGCCCGCGGAGCACCTGGTCGCCGAGGCGGTGTCCCTGGTCGAGGAGGGTGTGCGGGAGCTGATTTTGATCGCCCAGGAGACCACGGCCTACGGGCGCGACCTCTACGGCGAGCCGTCCCTCGTGCGGCTGCTGGCCGAGCTCTCCCTTCAGTTGCCCGAGGATGACGTCTGGGTGCGATTGCTCTACCCGAACCCCGCCCGTGTGGACGCGGAGTTGCTCAAGGGTTTCACCGAATACCCCCAGCTCGTCCCCTACCTCGATTTCCCGTTCCAGCACGCCGACGGAGCCGTGCTCGAGTCCATGGGCCGTCCCGGCGACGCACAGACGCTCGCCGCCGTCATCGCCCTAGCGCGGGAGACCGTGCCGGGGCTGGTCCTGCGTGGAACCGCCCTGGTCGGCTTCCCCACCGAGGACGGGGCCGCCTTTGACAGACTGATCCGCTTCGTGGAGGAGACGGGGTTCGACCACCTCGGGGTTTTCACGTACTCCGCCCGACCGGGGACGCGCGCCGCCGATGAGCTCGACGATCCCGTGTCGCAGGAGATGAAGGAGCTGCGCGCCGAGGCGCTCCACGACCTCCAGGAGGCCGTCTCCCTCGCCCGGAACTCGCGCCTGGTGGGCGCGCGGGACGACGTGCTGGTGGACGCCGTCGCCGCGGGAGGGGCCATAGCCCGTGGCCGCCGATTCTGCCCCGACGTGGACGGGGTGGTCGAGGTGACCCTGCCGGAGGGGCACGGCTGGCTGCCCGGTGATTTCAGGCGTGTCGTCTACACCGCGGCCCAGCCCTACGACCTCTACGCCGAGCCGGTGACCGAAGAATGA
- a CDS encoding glycosyltransferase yields MRRLLLIVKNFPPFRTEPNTANLVKYLGRQGWKIDVLCSRPGWGVDTRGLTRDEAQLEALHPSTTVFPVATVNPVHGLGLLLKGRGNAGSSGGRLSRRHVSPLGRLFRSVLHVPDSEHYWFHPAFWRGLRLIKKRRPDLLLTSGPPFTTHLAGWKLKKLTGIPWVCHSRDLFLENPLYTPWLPWRRGLDRVLERLVMRGADAVTTVYPEATELLRRRYARPGQFFRTVRNGYDEEVFAGMEPVSTDRFTVLYGGRLAADDADGRTGWSLLDGLGLWLKRRPGLRKAVRLRLVGNIHPVYGEEVARRGLADAVEIFPPVPLGEMVGLELGADVLVIILEDSPKNWFTAGGKIYESARAGRPILGVLPENAAARLIRQKNLGLVARYGSAEQVATALDALHEGVTSGTLSYGGPERDAFVRETSFERLAARFSEIFGELLG; encoded by the coding sequence ATGCGGCGGCTCCTCCTCATCGTCAAGAACTTCCCCCCTTTTCGGACCGAGCCGAACACGGCCAATTTGGTCAAATACCTCGGCCGGCAGGGGTGGAAAATAGACGTGCTGTGCTCCCGCCCCGGCTGGGGGGTGGACACGCGCGGCCTCACCCGCGACGAGGCCCAGCTCGAGGCGCTCCACCCGAGCACGACCGTTTTTCCGGTGGCGACGGTCAACCCCGTCCACGGTCTCGGTCTTTTACTGAAGGGGCGGGGAAATGCGGGGTCGTCGGGCGGGAGGCTGTCCCGGCGCCACGTCTCGCCCCTCGGCCGCCTCTTCCGCTCCGTCCTGCACGTTCCCGATTCGGAGCACTACTGGTTCCACCCGGCGTTCTGGCGCGGACTGCGGCTTATAAAAAAACGCCGCCCGGACCTCCTCCTCACCTCGGGACCGCCCTTCACCACCCACCTCGCCGGCTGGAAGCTGAAAAAACTCACCGGCATTCCCTGGGTCTGCCACAGCCGCGACCTTTTTTTGGAAAACCCGCTCTACACCCCGTGGCTTCCCTGGCGGCGGGGGCTGGACCGGGTGCTGGAGCGCCTTGTCATGCGGGGCGCCGACGCGGTAACCACGGTCTACCCCGAGGCCACGGAACTCCTCCGGCGGCGGTACGCACGACCGGGGCAATTTTTTAGGACCGTGCGTAACGGTTACGACGAGGAAGTTTTCGCGGGGATGGAGCCGGTTTCCACGGACCGCTTCACCGTTCTCTACGGCGGGCGTCTGGCGGCCGACGACGCCGACGGGCGCACCGGCTGGTCGCTCCTGGACGGCCTCGGGCTGTGGCTGAAGCGGCGTCCCGGGCTCCGAAAGGCCGTTCGCCTGAGGCTCGTGGGGAACATCCACCCCGTTTACGGGGAGGAGGTCGCGCGGCGGGGGCTGGCCGACGCCGTCGAGATTTTTCCGCCGGTCCCCCTCGGCGAGATGGTCGGCCTCGAGCTGGGGGCCGACGTGCTGGTGATCATCCTGGAGGACTCGCCGAAGAACTGGTTCACCGCCGGGGGTAAAATCTACGAGAGCGCCCGGGCGGGCAGGCCGATTCTGGGCGTCCTGCCGGAGAACGCCGCCGCGAGGCTCATCCGGCAGAAAAACCTCGGCCTCGTCGCGCGCTACGGCTCGGCGGAGCAAGTAGCCACGGCCCTGGACGCGCTCCACGAGGGCGTGACCTCGGGCACGTTGAGCTACGGCGGGCCGGAGCGTGACGCCTTCGTGCGCGAGACCAGCTTCGAGCGCCTGGCGGCGAGATTTTCCGAAATCTTCGGCGAGCTTCTCGGTTGA
- a CDS encoding outer membrane lipoprotein carrier protein LolA: MRRIALLAFLLTFTAALAGELTTEEVVARVKASYATADSFTCDVRRVTASGMLGQRHVMRGSMTSLLPDEFRIDYVSPFEQSLVCNGETVWLYTPRNNQVIVSSVEDYAEREMLGNLIGYFERDYAYALAGEEEVDGRNTVVLRMTALSPDYPYPRGRLWVDPETWLPAEVELTDDIGNTVSYRLSNIRLNVAVDRSSFNFTPPPGVEVVRVD; encoded by the coding sequence ATGCGCAGAATCGCCCTTCTAGCGTTCCTCTTGACGTTCACCGCGGCCCTCGCCGGCGAGCTGACCACGGAGGAGGTCGTGGCGCGGGTCAAGGCGTCCTACGCCACCGCGGACTCCTTCACCTGCGACGTCCGCCGTGTCACCGCCTCCGGCATGCTCGGCCAGCGGCACGTCATGCGCGGCTCCATGACCAGCCTCCTGCCCGACGAGTTCCGCATAGACTACGTCAGCCCCTTCGAGCAGTCCCTGGTCTGCAACGGCGAGACGGTTTGGCTCTACACGCCCCGGAACAACCAGGTCATCGTCTCCTCGGTGGAGGACTACGCCGAGCGGGAGATGCTGGGGAACCTGATCGGCTACTTCGAGCGGGACTACGCCTACGCGCTCGCGGGCGAGGAGGAGGTGGACGGGCGCAACACGGTGGTGCTGCGGATGACCGCCCTTTCTCCCGACTACCCCTACCCTCGGGGGCGGTTGTGGGTGGACCCCGAAACCTGGCTCCCGGCCGAGGTGGAGCTGACCGACGACATCGGGAACACGGTTTCCTACCGGCTATCGAACATCCGGCTGAACGTGGCGGTGGACCGTTCATCGTTTAATTTCACCCCGCCGCCCGGGGTGGAAGTGGTTAGGGTGGACTAG
- the pgsA gene encoding CDP-diacylglycerol--glycerol-3-phosphate 3-phosphatidyltransferase codes for MTLPNRLTLVRIALAPLFVVAVAVGHFYAYLAALVLLALAALTDLADGRIARKTGTRSAFGEFADPLADKLFVVTALVSFAAVDAVPWWLALIVVWRELIVTTLRAYAAHRGVDIPPSRLGKAKTLLQMIAVLAVLAYLTARAGFPVLGWEWNEILDRVCRIIYLAILGLSVAQTLLSGAQYLWNARKLLRSGVEGEEGG; via the coding sequence ATGACGCTGCCGAACAGGCTGACCCTCGTTCGAATCGCTCTGGCGCCGCTCTTCGTGGTGGCGGTGGCCGTCGGGCATTTTTACGCCTACCTGGCGGCGCTGGTCCTCCTCGCCCTGGCCGCCCTCACCGACCTGGCCGACGGCCGCATCGCGAGAAAAACCGGGACCCGGTCAGCCTTCGGGGAGTTCGCCGACCCCCTGGCGGACAAGCTCTTCGTCGTCACCGCCCTCGTCTCCTTCGCCGCGGTGGACGCGGTGCCCTGGTGGCTGGCGCTCATCGTCGTCTGGCGGGAGTTGATCGTCACGACGCTCAGAGCCTACGCCGCCCATCGCGGCGTGGACATCCCCCCCTCCCGGCTCGGCAAGGCCAAGACCCTGCTGCAGATGATCGCCGTGCTGGCGGTGCTGGCCTACCTGACGGCCCGCGCCGGCTTCCCCGTCCTCGGCTGGGAGTGGAATGAGATCCTCGATCGCGTGTGCCGGATAATCTACCTGGCTATTCTGGGGCTCTCCGTGGCGCAGACGCTCCTCTCCGGCGCGCAATACCTCTGGAACGCCCGGAAGCTTTTGCGGAGCGGAGTCGAGGGGGAGGAGGGCGGATGA